The window GCTTAACTAGATTTAGCGGCAAAACTTGTTTAGGGTTACAATAAGATTGTGGAATTTTTTTTGAACTATTCTATCATTTAGTGGATCACGGGACGACCAGTCAACGGTCATGACGTGTAGGCATTGATATTTGAGTTTTTGACTGGTCTGACTTTTTGGATCAAACTTGGAGGTTTTGAACTTTAGGATGAGGTTCAGTCTGTGATTGGTTTAGACGGTTCATGTATCTGATTCTTTGAGACTTCGGTAATCAGATTCAACTCTAGGAttcaagtgagtcttctcactatattatgtaGGACACTATGTGTCATGATATGTTTGCTTATCTTTGTGACTTATATGGAAGACTGTAGGGGAACCATATCATTTTTATGAAAGACTATGGGGGACCATAGTAATTGTGTGAAAGATTATGGATGGACCATAGCAAGAAAGACTGTAGTGGGATTATAGCAACGGAAGTAATTTTAAGACTATGGGTGGACCATAACATTCacatgggttgaaatatacccttaGGATGGGGGCCcattgttatgtgttatatgtggtattttggagaactcattaATCTTTGTTCTTATAGTTGTGAATtacatgtgtttcaggtactcgtCAGATCGTGAGAAGGCAAAGTTGTAActgtactgtgacatccccaatttcacggccaaaaaagaccgatttgtttatcctttgttttataaatcagagtaatcgtttgaAGAAAACAGTTACGGAATTTgctcccaaaacaaaatgtgataagaatttatcaaagcatttctttaaagaaatgtattttcattaaataacaaaatcttgggatgtcatgttttgatacagaccaaaagaataagcagtataaaatagaccttacaacagttatttataactactgatctataatccaaaatctctcgtcaagtccaccaacttatactcttgtgtcattacctgtaatgcaaagaaaactgagtgggtcaggcttgggagcctggtgagcatatagggttttcaacccacaataatatatttattagatttaatcatcaaacaatcaacccaattacccatcctcattatctccatttatcttaaggatctaccctaagaatcatctatccttcattcttaaggatcGACCTAAGGTATAGGTacgaagtcacatcgttgccagggtttactcaatagaCGCTaagtccatagtcaccaaggtttatacaataggcgctaactccatagtcaccaaggcttatacaataggcgctaactccatcgtcaccaaggcttatacaataggcgctaactccatagtcaccaaggcttatacaataggcgctaactccatagtcaccaaggtttacttaacagtaggcgctaactccatagtcactaaggtttatacaataggcgctaactccaaagtcaccaactatcccatctacccatgttctacccaacattttcgtagatataaatatacacttttatacatagtttaaaacctgtatagcatgttcatCCAATACACATTCCAAATaatagatgagacacatacacataaaacgTATCTCATACAGAATAACtcctatctatgagttagaagaaagtaactacacactcacacaaaacatatacttaatacattcaaacaatacttgtattaaaaacgtgtttgtgaaagggactatacactcacttgatcagaagatgatcagacaacactacgacttgcagaagtagtattctttggtagatctggaagatcttcacaaaaaccaggctcctcgcgggcagagcttcggctcgggaattgatcttctcaggatcttcgggcttcgggactcgctttgggtctcgggatgatatcggggcttcgggggtacttctttacatgtaaatcgaggtaatatgggtgagagatgagagaatgagcaaccaaactcgactgacccttcaaatctattcataaggcaaaattggcccttgccacatcgtgggcttggtcgtcactgcatgcgtcatcgcaagttgcatctgggggactcccggaggtgtcagaagactagccacgtcgtggcactgcttgccacgtcgtggtatcagacagttttggggtttcgcgccccgaactttagaaattcataactttcgaatacgaactctgttttcgacgttctttatatcgacgcgaaggtgagattatgctctacaactctcgtttagattccattggctaattttgactttatttttaatatattataattatattacttatatattatttttagtaggccgggacagaaaaactccgttataaactcataactccttcgtttgaTGTTCGTTTTCGTCCGTTTTTCCgttgttgcactactatcgatgagatcttcaattctcatttagattgttttggataaatattgCTCAAATGTAAATTCACtgtttacgtcgcgctgtgtcgtgccggttctgtcgtgaaacttcgacaggtcatgacttcttcattataactcggatttcgatgttctctatatattcggaaacctcgtaacGTAAACTAcatcttagttaagattaatccttctaaataatctttcctaaaaaagtcatttttgacgcttatcgtctctaaattgactagccccgatctacgagcgttacatgtACACACACATCGAAAATTTTATACTTCTAGATTTCGTGATGCTTTTCTTGATAACTCTAATTATGGATTTTGGTTTATGGAACAAATGGTCTTACATTGATTACTATTGTATGAACATTGGtgtttatattaattttaaaaatgaaaattttggttcgaaaaatgggacgttacaagttggtatcatagactttgttttagggatttggatgaacatctgtgtgattccaaactcaaactaaggatctgagaATTTTCACAAACCTTTTTGAATTGAATTTTATAAAGAAGAGAAAGGTGATGCGACGTGTTAAGTCAGCCGGAGCTCGAACAGGAAATTggttcccaaaatatccatacttgttttatatatatatatatatatatatatatatatatatatatatatatatatatatatatatatatatatatatatatatatatgttgatatGCGAACTactagaaatgcatgctagtaagTAGGATAAGGATCTTTCAGGAATCGCATGCTAGAATTTTCTGATATTTAAGATGCCTTTTAGCGTAGGAATTTCTCGTTATGTGCTACTTGAATGTTAAATGctttattgttgattgttttgTGCTGCTTGAAACCAATATCAATATTAGTTAACTGTTATGTGAATATGTTATTATTGCATTCCCTAGAATTAGATAGTTTCAGATTGCTTGGTTTAGCCTTAATGcataactcttgtttgagtccaaccgttgtagtgcaTGATCTCTTAGTCGAAGGACTACCTAATTCTAGTTGGATGTAGTTAGTATTTGTATGATAGTTAATTCTTATTGATAAAAGTTTCTTTCCCAACGAGATAACATAGTTATTTCTTACTGATAAAAGTTTATTTCCTAACGAGACAATAGGGTGAGCTGGGATTCCTAGTAACATAGGAAAAGTGTTAAAATATGCTAGTGTGGTCATATGAGTGAGAAGAATCCTAGAAGGAGAGTTTAGGAAAAGAGTGGTGTGTGCTCATGTAAGCATGTGTATATGGTGTTAGAACATTTAGTAATGGTAGTGAGTAGTGACTTGGGAAATTCGAAACAATTCTTGGGATGGGTacggatatgtgtggaaggtggTATGGGCCGATACTACGACAAGCACAAGATCTGTACGGGGATCAGGAAGGGTCGAAGAAGTTACTAACAAATTAGTAGATGGTAGATAGTGTGTTATGACACTATGGTTCTTTTTGTAGCATGTTTCCATCCCTATTGATTGTATGATTAAGGTTAGAGAATGATTATAGTAGTTCTTCGGGCCTAAGTGACCATAGGGGTTTGGGTCCGAATGGTGCAAAAATATGCAAGATGATTGACTTTAAGGACTAAAGGTCCTTGTTCGAGATGGTACTAGATTGATTGATGGGACTTGACAAGGAAGCGATTATTGCGATTAACACACCATGAATCATTTTGAAAAGCATggaaagattaaaacaaccatagaaaAGAAAAGATTACAACCTTTGAAGTCTTTGATTCTCAAGGGAAatggaagttgatgaagtgaGACATGAAGCTCCAAAGTAGAAGCTTTCTAGAGGTATACACCAAGCAAGAGTAAACCACTAAAACATGCTAGTTTTCACTTGTATTAAGTTATCCTTAATCCTTAAAATTTTATACTAAATAAACCTTAAAACTAGAAGCCACTTAATCATTCCAAACATGCATGGAATTGCAAGGGATGGAGATGGAAGAAAGCACCAAGAGTTTACAGTTTATGGGATAAAATGAAGAAGAGAATAAGTAAAAAAAACTAGCTAGTTTTTTTCACTCTCTCTTCTTTATATACTAAGAGATATATACTTGAGTCAATGATAGTCATAAAGGAATGTATGGTCTTTCTTACAAGCATGGAGTGCAAGAACAAAGACCAACACACAATATATGGCATGAGCTAAGGGCCACACGGTTTTGGCTAGCCAAAGTCAAAAATAGATTGTCCTTTATAGTTTACTTCTAACTAGTTAGTTACATGTGTAATTAGATGATTACTTAAAGTATACATTTAATTTTACTTGACTTATATATTTGTACAATGTTTTTGGAAGCTCTCATCGTGTGGTTACCTGATTATTTTCCATCACCAAAAATGTGCGAATCAGGGATGATACTCATGCATTAGGTTGGTTCGGTGTTGATGAAAGAATAAAGAATGAAGAATCATATAAGGAATTTTGACGATGCAGGAGATAAACAAACATCAACCTAGTATTACGAAATGAGAAGATATTTACTTACCAAAATATATGACGTATGGAAATAAAAGTGTAACACATGTATTGGATGTGAGCAATGTTGGAGGGTGGTGGTGCTCCAAAGTTATGGCGGTGGTGTTAGGGTTTCAATTGTAGATACCACAAAACTTTTCACCAAAAGATCGAGAGTTGTTGTATGTGGTGCCTTAGGGCTAAGATTGATATAGGTGTTTCACCAAAAATTCGTGATATCAACCGTTCATTAGGCGGGAAAAATTTGTAACCTCCTTTTACAGTAAAACAGAGAGTGGCTAGATAAGTGGAAACAAATTCAATGTatcttaaaaataataaattcctAGTCAATTACCGTTATTAATTTGAAATCGTATTAAATATATGTCAAAAAACAATTGTGCCATATGGAATATGAAATTTATTGATACATTATCGTAATTGGTGTTTTTTATTTGCTATTTTCTAGTAATGACTCATATAGACAATAAAGGTTGAAATTAGAAACACATGTGGTTATCAAGGCGTCTAGTTGTTGTATCGCAACCGGAAGATCTTCAAACATGTGGGTTCAAAAGATCTAGGTGTGAAAATGGAACTATGACATATACTACTATAACCCCTCAAAATGAACACCCCTTACATGTCTGAGGCCTTGTGCGAAAATCAAAGTGAGGgcccttaaaaatatataaaatattattaagtaAATTTTCTAGCACTAAATTCGAAACTCAAAGTTTCTAACAAACATCTCGTAAATTCATTTCAACGACATCACGTTTTAACTCATTAAATGTTCTAGCTTTTAGAATCATATACGTTTACTGGAATATCTtatttgtcatcatcaataccATTCAAGGTGGCTATGTCTTCATCTATACAATGCATATCTTCTGGCACTTGCAGttcaacttcttcttctttaGGTTCTTTCACAACATCATGAGCTTCTTCTCCATTTTTTTCACATCTTCATGAGCTTCATCCATGTTTCTTGTACAAGTAattcaacttcttcttctttatgTTCTTTTACAACTAATTCTTAATTTTGATGGTATTCAAGTATTTGTTTGACAATGAATTAATTGATATATTATCTTTAACTATGAATAAATTgttattattttcattttcttttatatgTAGAACAACACAGTTCGAATTTTCTAGACAGAGCCatctttttttcaaaataaaaatcaatGTTAATAACTTGACAATATATATTTGTAATATTTATCAAAAAGTTAATGTTAAAAAAGTTAAAGCATAAAAAATCTTATTTTCTAACATTTGCAAGTATTAGACTATATTATATTAATACTAGAAGCCAAAAAATGGGAAGCCCATTATCCCCCTCCCCCACGTCTACCATAAAATCTACAAATGCACCCTCTATTCCAAACATTGAAAAGCTAAAGCTATAAAGCATAGTGATAGAGTGACACAATTCACCAGACACTATATTATATGACTCCTTTATACCAAAACATTGAAAAGCTAAAGCTACAAACCAagaacattttttttctttctctacTTCATTATGagttcataaataaattattcaaatgaaaatgagCATTTATTTGAGGAGAGAAAGAAGTTAAGCACGATTGAGATTTAGGGGATTATAAAAAGATAAAAGATACTAACTTTTAGTTACGAAGTCAATCGAAGGACTTAGAGGAGAACAAGACGACTACCACAAACCTAACGAGATATCAAGATTCAAGACAAAAAACGGTTGTTTCCAACGAAAAAGACAAACAACATCGACGATCTACTGGCACCGTTATTAACATTGTTAGGGTTTTATTTTTTTGTGAGTTTTATAAAAGCTATAATGTTTGATTGAACTTATATTAGAAacatatatatagtttttttatatatattttccttaaattatttataaattatagaaattatgataatattttgtttttttttcgttGATTTTCTTTTTTCATAATTAACCTGAATTTAGGATTGCAACCAAATTTTACATTATGTATACAACTAAACATTAATATTCTTAAATAACAACACATTAAAATGCATTTTATAAAAACTCTAACACCAATACTATGTATTGTCTCCAAATTTAGAGGCCCTTTAAAATTGGAGGCTCTATAGGCCGCACCACTCACACACCCAGGGCCACCACTGACACCAACAAAAAGAGGTTGCCAATTTTGGATCCGGTTCTTATAACCCAAAAATTTTGTGATACAACACAAACAAATCCGATTTATTATATTCCTTAAAAGAGTTATAAATTTTATGAGTTATGACacatataaaagagttataaattttatctactctaataaatgaaacttTTTTGTTACATATCAAACTCGGATTCAAATTGTCAAAtattattttgtggttattttgaattaatttttttttcacatgttattttatgatttcttatattttattaaattcaaataatattttaatataataattacaataatatagttataaataaatatcaattccATTCttactttttaatttcaaaatttccgaattaaagtttattagtttttttttgtttatttatttaattacctgtttaaatttaaaagataaaaaatatttcaattataaaaatttattattatttttattttttcaaaattcaaaattgtcaaatattttaacctttatatttaattattttaaaattaactcATATAATAACCATAACCAGAGAACGAAAGTTATTCACTACTCATACACCCAATAAAAGTTGAAACTAGAAATTGGTACAGTGCATTCCATCTACATAACAAAGAACTTACACATAGAGGCTTACGTTGGACAACCTTTGTGATGGGATAGCGATGAGTGGTTCTCTTTTCTTTAGTGTAAGGCTAAAATTTTCGGAAAGGTCATGCTCTTCACCCTCCGGCAAACTCCAGTCAAATGAGTGCAATAGCGAAGCCAAGATATACATTTGCATTTTCTCGGCCAATGGAATACCAGGACATGATCTTCTCCCTGATCCAAATGGGAAGAACTTTAAATTGCTTCCATTGAAATCacatttgtttgtcaagaatctCTCTGGATTGAATTTTAACGGATTCTCCCAATATCGAGGATCCCGATGGATTGCCCAAACATTCAGAAACACTGTACAACCCTTTGGAATGGTGTATCCTCCTACCATACAATCCTGGCTTGGCGACCTTGGGAGTATGAGAGGGACTACTGTGTGCAACCGAAATGTTTCTTTAATAGCTGCATCTAGGTATTGTAGTTTGGGGAGATGAGATTCTTCGACAATGTTGTCAAGTCCTACGATTTCTTCTAATTCTTGTTGAACCTTTTTCATTATGTCATCATTTTGCATGATCTCTGCCATTGCCCACTCTATCAGCGTTGTCGTTGTTTCTGTTCCTGCAACCATAATGTCCTGATACAACAAATGTTTATCCATATTCATCATGACATTTTGCCTATCCTTGTAAAGAAAAAAGGGTTGACTCGCACGTGTTCTTTTTCATGTTGCTGGATCTATCTCTGAATGATCGATATTTGGAAAGAATATCATCTCTGACTTTCGACATAATTAAAATTAAAGACTACTGAATACAGATTACCTGGATGAGTGCTTTTATTTGAGTCCGGTTAATTGATATTCCATCGTTTTGATCCATGAGCTCCAATAACACTTGTAGAAGATCTTTCTTTCCTTCATTCCTAATTGCATACTTCGATTTTTTAGAGTTAGATTCGATTCGATCGTCAATAATCGTTGTGAAAATTTGATCCAACAGACGAAGTTGCTCCTTCATATTCCGCTCCACGCCTTGTAGATCAAGCCATGCAAGACTAGGGAAGATATCAGAGACATTCAGCTGTCCCATGAGCTCAACAATATTCGCAGAAACCATCTGCATCTCTGCTCCAAAATGGCTACCTTTTGGTTTTTGAGCTGAAGTGTTTCCCCAAACCATGCTCTTTAGAACATTGGCCTCTGTGGAGAACGCAATCTCGCTAATGTTAATTGAGGTCCCGATTTTAGTATAAacattcttgatagtttttctaACTTCATCTCTTCGGAAACAACTAGATGCTTCAAGATTCTTGTTGCTAAGGACCTCATGGACAAATATCTTGCGAAGGTTACGCCAATCCGAGTTGTTGTCAGAGAATGCTATATCTTGGCCCCCGTAGGTGATTATTAAGGCTGCGATTGTTGAATTGCGGTTAGCAAAGATCTCATCTTTGTCACGAACCACTACCTTTGCTAGCTCGGGAGTGCTTATCACGACATGAAGTTTGCTCCCCAGATAGAACTTGAAAATGGGACCATAACTGTGCGCCATGTTAAGGAACTGTTTGTGCAGGTCTCGACCAAGAAATGGAAGGTGGCCAACAATTGGCAATGAACGGGGACCTGGTGGCAATGGTGGTCCACCATTGGAGGAGCTTGAAGATGTCCATCTGTACCACAAAGCAATCAAAATCATTGCTGAAATGGCAAGAGTAAGCTCGTCTTTGTTGTTGTTCATCACTTCCCACCACCGTGATCCATGGTAATTATTAAGTTGTGCCATTTTTGCGATTGATAAATATGACTATCGTACGATAATATATACAATTCGATGGCTGCATTTAAGCCCCAGTTATTCGTCAAAGTAATTTATTAAAAtagtagttttatttatttataatattctCAATTTAGCCAATTAATGCTGAAATACTGCCATCCATTTGCATTATTGTAGTCACATGTGAAGCCTTGCTTCTCGCTTACATATCTTTTGAATGATAGATATGATAATCGTCGTCTTTAGTATTAATTTAAGAAGCGAAAATTTGACCATATTTTGGACTGTATTAGAAGATTCAAATACAGATCCATGATTCCCGGTTTAATAAATATCTGTTTAATCAGAAATCTTATATTATAATCATTTCTCGGAAAGTTCAGACTGTTAGTTACTGGCTACCATCACTAGGCCCGGTTATTGTCCCTTAAATCAAAACCCAAACAACGCAgaccaaaaatattaattattaattaattaatattttctaataaataaaatatttttgatatatgtcccattcttatttattttgctaatgattattttatattaatgtttattctatatgtcattttatggtttttctcattttattaaattttagatagtatattaatataataataaatgcatattaatttcattaataaactctttttataatttcaaaattattaaattaaagattcattatttttctttatttatttatctaaattaattgtttaaatttaaaacagaaaaaaaaacaccttaatttttataatttaacatttttttacttttcttataaattcatacttcttaaatgtttagaattttgtatttagtttttctttaaaataaaatcatataatacatgggtctcacacatagtttttaatatttttaataattaaataacacAAGCTAGGCAATACTTTTATACATCGTTCGCCTAGACGTTCTTGGTTGCAAAACACGTCTTCTATCATGCCTAAAAaataattctttaagaattttatatttatatataccgAATATATATGATTATAAATTGTATACAAAACAACAGTAAGTGACGTCATTAAAACTATTATGCCCTCTAAAACTAGGGTGAGCAAAAACAGAACCGATAAAACAAAAATCGCAGTAAATCGCAACCGAAAAGTCGAAACCGACGCAAAAACCGATGGTGcggattttatttttttgaaaaaccgaatTTATTGGTGCAGTTCGATTTTTATCTAGAAACTGGACCACCAAAACCGAACCACACATCAAGATtattaacaataaaataaatCACTAATTTATACTATACAATTATACATGTTATTTAAAAAACTAAATAATtctaatttatacatatattatatattgAACTTGATGATAATTAGTAATTAGATATTAGGTTTAATATGTAAACACTACGTGGGCTACAACTTGCAAGCTTgtaacttttaagcacaaattgaataaaaaaaatgagcTTGAGAATATGGGTTGTAAATGAAATGATCaagtaaaaaacataaaaaactcaaaattacaGCTTCTAAATATGAGGAAACAAAATGATAGCATGTCATACAATCATAAATCTGCACATGAACACCATGGTTAAAAAAAATCGTACCAGTAAACATAAAAAACCGCACCATATGTTTAAATCGGTTTAAAACCGACACCGAACCGGTACAAAACGAAACCACACTTAAAAACCGCAAAACCGCACCTAAAGATTTCTAGAATTCAAAAACTGTACCTTGTGGTTTGTGGTTCGGTTTGACTCTAAAACCGCACCATTCTAGTCGACGTTATGCCTCACGTCATTCTGAATCGTTGttttcgttatatatatatatatatatatatatatatatatatatatatatatatatatatatatatatatatatatatatatatatatatttgtttgtagagctaggttcaaatgtttctagcaagtattgtgtgcatgtatgcaccaatgagaatttagGAAtaatttaatcattaattaaattaataagggTACATTAGTAATATTACACATGTGCAATAATTAATAACCAAAATTAAGAATTGATGGTTTTATTTACCTATTAAAACCCTACCCCACTAAAACCTTCaatcataataaaaaaaacaattgacTCTCTTCATCATCGGTCTTCCTCCAGCCACCGCCCAGCACCTTAACAACCCCACCCCCTCATCGGTATTCTCTGATCATCAGCATCACGTACTGTTCCCTTGGCCATGACCAATAGATATCGAACTGAGAAGTAAGAATAGATTGCTTTCCTGAACTTTATTTTAACTCGATTTTGTTTTCTTCGATCGCAATAAGTAAGTCGAAGTGTAACTCTAAAGCACTCTGCTTTCGCAACTTCAATTTATGGCCTGATGCATAGGTTTGTTTATCCTCACTTAGTCACTTTGCTGGTGTATCTGCCTATCTGTGTATGCGCATATATTATCTTGTTTTCTTTTTGGTGGTGGTGTAGGAAAGTCTCAATTGGTGTTGGCAATGGTATCGGTGGTTGAAAGCGCTTTGTCAAACATCATAATTATGGTGGAGGAGGGTGATTTCGAGTGGTCTTCGAATCCAATAGACTTCGGTTCATTTGTGAGTCAGATTTTGATTTCTACATTTGTGAGTTCGATTTTGATTTCCTCTCCAACAACGCCTCCTCTCCaaggttttataatttttttaaacaattttattttttcttcatGACTTCAAATCACTTAGATTTTcaataaatttgatttttttttattgtttcttttctttattCCACATCAGGTCACACTTATATGGTTGTTTGTTGGTGATTTTCCTTTTACACAGAAGCATTTGATAATGCACAGAAGGTGTTCGATAGAATGCATAAGAGATGTTTCAAGCCAAATTCCTGGTAATTGACTAATTCTTAGTAGGATACCATTAGTGTttgctttcttttttttttttttttttttcttttttttttttttttttaactttttctcTCTTGCAATGTATAAAAAAACCCAATTGGTGTTGTTTTTAGAAGAAATTAGTCTATTATGATGTGAAAGTTGAGTATGAGGTGTGAATGGATTTGTGtgtattctgttagaatttatttatataaattcattctttcagaatgtttgcattcttttagaatgaattaGTGTTTATTGTTggatttttgatgattttgttgcctttgtgataggaatggcttgaaacttgattatgttttctttgtggatttagattttgaagaggctaacattgatgtggagaaggaagaaaacataaagaacgagagtgtattataccagaatgtgttatgctacaatgtataaagtattgctaaaaaataatattctattagaataaattagtgtttttgttagattgtgatgttttttttttcttttttctttcagaatgttgttatttattcaatgaatcataatcatacaatgtaattatttggatattattagttcaagaattgattttgtgtattctttttagaatgt of the Lactuca sativa cultivar Salinas chromosome 6, Lsat_Salinas_v11, whole genome shotgun sequence genome contains:
- the LOC111890216 gene encoding cytochrome P450 76C1, coding for MAQLNNYHGSRWWEVMNNNKDELTLAISAMILIALWYRWTSSSSSNGGPPLPPGPRSLPIVGHLPFLGRDLHKQFLNMAHSYGPIFKFYLGSKLHVVISTPELAKVVVRDKDEIFANRNSTIAALIITYGGQDIAFSDNNSDWRNLRKIFVHEVLSNKNLEASSCFRRDEVRKTIKNVYTKIGTSINISEIAFSTEANVLKSMVWGNTSAQKPKGSHFGAEMQMVSANIVELMGQLNVSDIFPSLAWLDLQGVERNMKEQLRLLDQIFTTIIDDRIESNSKKSKYAIRNEGKKDLLQVLLELMDQNDGISINRTQIKALIQDIMVAGTETTTTLIEWAMAEIMQNDDIMKKVQQELEEIVGLDNIVEESHLPKLQYLDAAIKETFRLHTVVPLILPRSPSQDCMVGGYTIPKGCTVFLNVWAIHRDPRYWENPLKFNPERFLTNKCDFNGSNLKFFPFGSGRRSCPGIPLAEKMQMYILASLLHSFDWSLPEGEEHDLSENFSLTLKKREPLIAIPSQRLSNVSLYV